A genome region from Methanothrix sp. includes the following:
- a CDS encoding 50S ribosomal protein L13, which produces MIFDATGLVMGRLASITAKCLLQGEEIRIVNAEKAIISGSKDSVLREYREMLEKGTREKGPYFPKRPDRILKRTVRGMLPYKTSRGREAMARLRVYVGVPPELSGMAFEQPDGAKVKRTTSYIELGELSRMLGSKF; this is translated from the coding sequence ATGATCTTCGATGCGACCGGTCTGGTTATGGGCCGTCTGGCCAGCATAACCGCTAAGTGTCTTCTCCAGGGGGAGGAGATCAGGATAGTGAACGCTGAGAAGGCCATAATCTCCGGAAGTAAGGACTCGGTCCTCCGCGAGTATCGCGAGATGCTGGAGAAGGGCACCCGTGAGAAGGGGCCGTACTTCCCGAAGCGCCCTGATCGCATCCTTAAAAGGACTGTGAGGGGGATGCTTCCCTACAAGACCAGCAGGGGTAGAGAGGCGATGGCTCGCCTCAGGGTCTACGTGGGCGTACCTCCAGAGCTGAGCGGCATGGCCTTTGAGCAGCCGGATGGAGCCAAGGTGAAGCGAACCACAAGCTACATTGAGCTTGGCGAGCTGAGCAGGATGCTCGGCTCGAAGTTCTAG
- a CDS encoding 50S ribosomal protein L18e yields the protein MKIIKKTNPRLVRLISDLKAASRESKAAIWRDVAERLEKPRRNYAAVNLSKINRHTGDDDTVLVAGKVLGAGEIDHRVTVAALGFSEQAASKIVSAGGRCMKIEELIRLHPKGTGIKILR from the coding sequence ATGAAGATTATCAAGAAGACTAACCCGAGACTGGTCCGTCTCATCAGCGATCTCAAGGCTGCCTCACGTGAGAGCAAGGCCGCTATCTGGCGTGATGTTGCCGAGAGGCTCGAGAAGCCGAGGCGAAACTACGCCGCGGTCAATCTGAGCAAGATCAACAGGCACACTGGAGATGATGACACGGTGCTGGTCGCTGGAAAGGTCCTTGGGGCCGGAGAGATAGATCACAGGGTAACAGTTGCAGCGCTTGGTTTCAGCGAGCAGGCAGCGTCGAAGATAGTATCCGCGGGTGGAAGATGCATGAAGATAGAGGAGCTCATAAGGCTCCATCCGAAGGGGACTGGCATAAAGATTCTGAGGTGA
- a CDS encoding helix-turn-helix domain-containing protein yields MRSPCEEIVWEVLPGIRATIAQELVRRGVSQREVSRLMDVTPAAVSQYVSGKRGYNIVFRDDIREEIARLAEDLMNGDAVDLIERMCEICKKARGEELCPVEIGEVQQTGPPR; encoded by the coding sequence ATGAGATCGCCATGCGAGGAGATTGTGTGGGAGGTTCTCCCAGGAATACGGGCCACGATAGCACAGGAGCTGGTAAGGCGAGGGGTATCCCAGAGAGAGGTATCAAGGCTGATGGATGTCACACCTGCGGCAGTCTCGCAGTACGTCTCCGGAAAGAGAGGATATAACATAGTGTTCAGAGATGACATCAGGGAGGAGATAGCCAGGCTTGCAGAGGATCTCATGAACGGAGATGCTGTTGACCTCATAGAGAGGATGTGCGAGATATGCAAGAAAGCGCGCGGAGAGGAGCTCTGTCCTGTGGAGATCGGGGAGGTGCAGCAGACAGGTCCGCCAAGATAG